The proteins below come from a single Nocardiopsis gilva YIM 90087 genomic window:
- the nth gene encoding endonuclease III — protein MPTPAESTEAPASPTGESRLALVRRARRINRELTRLYPDAHCELDFTNPLELLVATILSAQCTDKRVNAVTPTLFARYRTAADYAAADREELEGIIRSTGFFRAKANSIISLGQQLCERHGGDVPGTLNALVRLPGVGRKTANVVLGNAFDVPGLTVDTHFGRLVRRFRWTEATDPVKVEHEVGALFPPKDWTMLSHRLIWHGRRVCHARRPACGACELARLCPSFGEGPTDEETARKLVRNGPFS, from the coding sequence ATCCCTACGCCAGCCGAGTCGACCGAAGCCCCCGCGTCTCCCACGGGCGAATCGCGGCTCGCGCTGGTGCGTCGCGCCCGTCGCATCAACCGGGAACTGACCCGGCTGTACCCGGACGCGCACTGTGAACTCGACTTCACCAATCCGCTCGAACTGCTGGTCGCCACGATCCTGTCCGCGCAGTGCACCGACAAGAGGGTGAACGCGGTCACTCCGACGCTGTTCGCGCGGTACCGGACCGCGGCCGACTACGCGGCCGCCGACCGGGAGGAACTAGAGGGGATCATTCGCTCCACGGGCTTCTTCCGAGCCAAGGCGAACAGCATTATCAGCCTGGGACAGCAGCTGTGCGAGCGGCACGGCGGCGATGTCCCCGGAACTCTGAATGCCCTGGTGAGACTACCCGGTGTTGGGAGGAAAACGGCAAACGTCGTGCTCGGCAACGCTTTCGACGTCCCAGGACTCACCGTGGACACCCACTTCGGACGGCTGGTCCGCCGCTTCCGCTGGACGGAGGCGACCGACCCCGTCAAGGTCGAGCACGAGGTCGGCGCGCTCTTCCCACCCAAGGACTGGACCATGCTGTCCCACCGGCTCATCTGGCACGGCCGCCGCGTCTGCCACGCCCGCCGCCCGGCGTGCGGGGCCTGTGAGCTGGCGCGGCTGTGTCCCTCCTTCGGCGAGGGGCCGACGGACGAGGAGACCGCGCGCAAGCTCGTTCGGAACGGCCCGTTCTCATGA
- a CDS encoding Crp/Fnr family transcriptional regulator, with product MVDETNEVLRKAPLFEALDEEGAAALRASVSEVRLGRGQTLFSEGDEGDRLYVILSGKVKLTRTAVDGRENLLSVLGPSEMFGELSLFDPRPRTASAVAVTDAVLAGLGHDDLRPFIAGQPQVSVELLKALANRLRRTNDAMSDLVFTDVPGRVAKALLDLADRFGKEGEDGLHVHHDLTQEELAQLVGASRETVNKALAEFALRGWLRIEAKAVVLLDVERMRRRAR from the coding sequence GTGGTGGACGAGACCAATGAGGTGCTGCGGAAGGCGCCTCTTTTCGAAGCACTCGACGAGGAGGGCGCCGCGGCGCTGCGCGCTTCGGTCAGCGAGGTTCGCCTCGGCCGGGGACAGACGCTCTTCTCCGAAGGGGATGAGGGCGACCGTCTCTACGTGATCCTCAGCGGAAAGGTCAAGCTGACCCGTACCGCCGTCGACGGCCGAGAGAACCTGCTGAGCGTGCTCGGCCCGAGCGAGATGTTCGGTGAGCTTTCGCTGTTCGACCCGCGCCCGCGGACGGCCAGCGCCGTCGCCGTGACCGACGCGGTGCTCGCCGGGCTGGGCCACGATGACCTGCGGCCCTTCATCGCCGGGCAGCCCCAGGTGTCCGTGGAGCTGCTCAAGGCCCTGGCGAACCGGCTGCGCCGGACCAACGACGCCATGTCGGACCTGGTGTTCACCGACGTGCCGGGGCGCGTGGCCAAGGCCCTGCTCGACCTTGCCGACCGTTTCGGCAAGGAGGGCGAGGACGGCCTGCACGTGCACCACGACCTCACCCAGGAGGAGCTGGCGCAGCTCGTGGGCGCGTCGCGGGAGACCGTCAACAAGGCGCTCGCCGAGTTCGCTCTGCGCGGCTGGCTGCGGATCGAGGCGAAGGCCGTCGTGCTGCTGGACGTCGAGCGGATGCGTCGCCGCGCGCGCTGA
- a CDS encoding ATP-binding protein: MALVQLTISALPAHVRTARLMATAVARRAGISETALDEIRLAVGEACSRAVEAHRAHCPDQPIQLELIDSAAPRPDGPQGSAPAAVPQNGRAAQRFEVVVSDRAPVKEPSSTVNHHVPGGAGIFLGDQTPPGGVSGLSPDVGLAVIVGLADEVSIEPNDDGTVVRMSWPLGRTEPESTQLVD, from the coding sequence ATGGCACTCGTCCAGCTCACGATCAGCGCGCTGCCCGCCCATGTGCGCACGGCCCGGCTCATGGCCACGGCCGTGGCACGGCGTGCGGGCATATCCGAAACCGCCCTCGACGAGATTCGTTTGGCGGTCGGTGAAGCGTGCTCCCGTGCGGTGGAGGCACACCGTGCGCACTGCCCCGACCAGCCGATCCAGCTCGAACTGATCGACAGCGCGGCGCCCCGGCCCGACGGTCCCCAAGGCAGTGCACCGGCTGCGGTCCCACAGAACGGGCGTGCCGCCCAGCGTTTCGAGGTCGTGGTCTCCGACCGAGCCCCGGTCAAGGAACCGAGCTCGACGGTGAACCATCACGTGCCCGGTGGCGCGGGGATCTTTCTGGGCGACCAGACTCCGCCGGGCGGTGTCTCGGGGCTCTCCCCCGACGTTGGCCTCGCGGTCATCGTCGGTCTCGCCGACGAGGTCAGCATCGAGCCCAACGACGACGGCACCGTCGTCCGGATGAGCTGGCCTCTGGGTCGAACCGAGCCCGAGAGCACGCAACTCGTCGACTGA
- a CDS encoding type II secretion system F family protein: MIDTVGTPSRILLPLRGASDVPLPLDALDPLSGWAAAPLLLSAVGYVLAQSLPSSATARLRALCRVAAGTPARGPGHPGRRDRPLDGQARPWTLAPVRIGRHLLHRLVGRDLIRRRRAVVELTRSFAAELRAGRAPAAALESAITDADPRVTAELAPVTAAARAGEDLAPALEATAALPGTAGLRYLAACWRVTAGTGAGLADVVDRLSESLMREEELRQELTAHLAGPRTTALLLSVLPVAGLAMASLLGGGALAFLFGTPLGLACLATGVALDVLGLYWTDRMVRRTSASFTSRAGR; encoded by the coding sequence TTGATCGACACCGTAGGAACCCCCAGCCGTATTCTGCTCCCCCTGCGTGGCGCCAGCGATGTGCCGCTTCCGCTCGACGCACTCGATCCGCTGTCGGGGTGGGCCGCGGCGCCGCTCCTCCTCAGCGCCGTCGGATACGTGCTCGCCCAGTCCCTGCCGAGCTCTGCCACGGCCCGCCTCCGCGCGCTCTGCCGCGTCGCCGCCGGCACACCGGCACGAGGTCCCGGGCATCCGGGGCGCCGGGACCGTCCACTCGACGGGCAGGCACGCCCCTGGACCCTTGCGCCGGTGCGGATCGGCCGACACCTCCTCCACCGCCTCGTCGGCCGCGACCTGATCCGCAGGCGCCGGGCCGTCGTCGAGCTCACCCGGAGCTTCGCCGCTGAACTGCGTGCGGGCCGCGCTCCGGCCGCCGCCCTAGAGTCCGCCATCACCGATGCGGACCCTCGCGTCACGGCGGAACTCGCCCCCGTGACGGCGGCGGCCCGCGCGGGTGAGGATCTCGCGCCCGCACTCGAAGCCACCGCCGCCCTGCCTGGGACGGCCGGACTCCGCTATCTCGCCGCCTGCTGGCGGGTGACCGCCGGTACCGGTGCCGGGCTCGCCGACGTCGTCGACCGTCTCTCCGAGAGCCTGATGCGTGAGGAGGAACTGCGCCAAGAGCTGACCGCCCACCTCGCCGGGCCCCGCACGACCGCTCTGCTCCTGAGCGTCCTTCCCGTCGCCGGGCTGGCCATGGCCTCGCTCCTCGGCGGCGGAGCGCTGGCGTTCCTGTTCGGCACGCCGCTCGGCCTCGCCTGCCTGGCGACGGGGGTCGCCCTCGACGTCCTCGGGCTGTACTGGACCGACCGCATGGTGCGCCGGACGTCGGCCTCCTTCACGTCGAGGGCGGGACGGTGA
- a CDS encoding DEAD/DEAH box helicase — protein sequence MTHVERLARSDGVSEDWPEWAPSSVLERLAETGVSAPWTHQIAAANLARSGSNVIIATGTASGKSLGFLLPCADAVEQGGTVLYLSPAKALAADQRRFLSDLDIPGLRAATYDGDTPGEERAWIRAHANYVLTNPDMLHHAILGRHAAWSGFLRRLRYIVIDEAHRYRGVFGSHVAQIIRRLRRVSARYRSEPTFILASATTGTPEESASRLIGLPVRAVTEDASPRAALSVALVEPELTEQQGEHGAPVRRTATAEAADILAGLVEEGVRTLAFVRSRQAAETVAMATQRVLSDSPTRGLSRRVAAYRAGYLATDRRELEDALRSGELLGLATTSALELGVDITGLDAVLMTGWPGTLASLWQQAGRAGRRGDDALAVFIARDDPLDTYLVHHPEAIFGRPVEAAVIDPDNPYVLGPHLCAAASEIPLTSDDLAIFGPGAEAVLADLVGRRLLRRRPRGWFWTRRERASDLADLRGTGGPPVQIVDSESGQLLGTVDQAAAHGTVHDGAVYLHQGLTYVVDELDLEEGVALVHGEMPEYSTWARDVTEIQILRTQREEDWGPSATVHFGEVEVTRQVVGYLKRDVRTGSVLGEQPLDLPERTLNSRAVWWTLATDAADRLRKADVDLRGAAHAAEHAAIGLLPLFATCDRWDIGGVSTALHADTGRLTVFVYDGHEGGAGFAERGYTAAQAWLTATREAIADCECADGCPSCIQSPKCGSGNDPLSKSGALRLLDELLADGAQSS from the coding sequence GTGACACATGTGGAGCGGCTGGCACGTAGCGACGGAGTAAGTGAAGACTGGCCAGAATGGGCACCCTCCTCCGTTCTGGAACGCCTGGCCGAGACGGGGGTCTCGGCGCCGTGGACGCACCAGATCGCCGCTGCGAACCTCGCTCGCTCCGGTAGCAATGTGATCATAGCCACGGGCACAGCGTCGGGAAAGTCGCTGGGCTTTCTGCTCCCGTGCGCGGACGCCGTAGAGCAGGGCGGGACCGTACTCTACCTGTCCCCCGCCAAAGCTCTCGCCGCAGATCAACGCCGTTTTCTCAGTGATCTCGACATTCCCGGACTACGGGCGGCGACCTACGACGGCGACACCCCGGGAGAGGAGCGCGCCTGGATCCGCGCGCACGCCAACTACGTACTGACCAACCCCGACATGCTGCACCACGCCATCCTCGGGCGGCACGCGGCGTGGTCGGGATTCTTGCGGCGGCTGCGCTACATCGTGATCGACGAGGCGCACCGCTACCGCGGGGTCTTCGGCTCCCACGTGGCGCAGATCATACGGCGGCTGCGGCGGGTCAGCGCCCGCTACCGCAGTGAGCCGACCTTCATCCTGGCCTCGGCGACCACGGGCACCCCGGAGGAGAGCGCGAGCCGCCTCATCGGCCTGCCGGTGCGCGCGGTTACCGAGGACGCGTCACCGCGCGCGGCGCTCAGCGTCGCCCTCGTCGAACCGGAGCTGACCGAGCAGCAGGGGGAGCACGGCGCCCCGGTGCGCCGCACGGCCACCGCCGAGGCCGCCGACATCCTCGCCGGGCTCGTCGAGGAGGGCGTGCGAACGCTCGCGTTCGTTCGCTCCCGGCAGGCCGCCGAGACCGTCGCCATGGCGACGCAGCGCGTCCTGAGCGATTCCCCGACGCGCGGCCTGTCCCGGCGGGTGGCCGCCTACCGGGCCGGGTACCTGGCGACCGACCGCAGGGAGCTGGAAGACGCATTGCGCAGCGGGGAACTGCTGGGGCTGGCGACGACGAGCGCTCTGGAGCTGGGGGTCGACATCACCGGCCTGGACGCCGTGCTGATGACCGGCTGGCCGGGCACCCTGGCGTCGCTGTGGCAGCAGGCGGGGCGCGCCGGACGGCGGGGCGACGACGCCCTGGCGGTGTTCATCGCCCGCGACGACCCGCTCGACACCTACCTCGTGCACCACCCGGAGGCCATCTTCGGCCGGCCGGTGGAGGCGGCGGTCATCGACCCCGACAATCCGTACGTGCTGGGGCCGCACCTGTGCGCGGCGGCGTCGGAGATCCCGCTGACATCCGACGATCTGGCGATCTTCGGCCCCGGTGCGGAGGCGGTGCTGGCCGATCTGGTGGGCCGGCGACTGCTCAGACGCCGGCCCCGCGGCTGGTTCTGGACGCGCCGCGAGCGCGCGAGCGACCTGGCCGACCTTCGGGGAACGGGCGGTCCGCCCGTGCAGATCGTCGACTCTGAGAGCGGGCAGCTCCTGGGCACGGTCGACCAGGCCGCCGCACACGGCACCGTCCATGACGGCGCGGTCTACCTGCACCAGGGCCTGACCTACGTGGTGGACGAGCTCGACCTGGAGGAGGGCGTGGCTCTGGTGCACGGGGAGATGCCCGAGTACAGCACCTGGGCGCGCGATGTCACCGAGATCCAGATCCTGCGTACACAGCGGGAGGAGGACTGGGGCCCGTCGGCCACCGTCCACTTCGGCGAGGTCGAGGTCACCCGCCAGGTCGTCGGCTACCTCAAGCGCGACGTCCGCACCGGCTCGGTCCTCGGCGAGCAGCCGCTCGACCTCCCGGAACGCACCCTGAACTCACGCGCGGTGTGGTGGACGCTGGCCACCGACGCCGCCGATCGGCTGCGCAAGGCCGACGTCGACCTCCGTGGAGCCGCCCACGCGGCCGAACACGCCGCCATCGGGCTGCTCCCCCTCTTCGCGACCTGCGACCGCTGGGACATCGGCGGCGTCTCGACCGCCCTGCACGCCGACACCGGCCGACTCACCGTGTTCGTCTACGACGGCCACGAAGGCGGCGCCGGCTTCGCCGAACGCGGCTACACCGCCGCCCAGGCCTGGCTGACGGCCACCCGTGAGGCGATCGCCGACTGCGAATGCGCGGACGGCTGCCCCTCGTGCATCCAGTCGCCCAAGTGCGGCAGCGGCAACGACCCCCTCAGCAAGTCCGGCGCCCTGCGGCTCCTGGACGAACTCCTCGCCGACGGCGCGCAGAGCAGCTGA
- a CDS encoding DUF4244 domain-containing protein, giving the protein MGRSVASPPPAEHSPWSGTDRGMSTAEYALGTVAACAFAAVLFAILTSSEVRDVLTQMVTDALQSGG; this is encoded by the coding sequence GTGGGCCGGTCCGTCGCCTCGCCGCCCCCGGCCGAGCACTCCCCGTGGAGCGGAACCGACCGCGGCATGTCGACCGCGGAGTACGCCCTGGGGACGGTCGCCGCGTGTGCTTTCGCGGCCGTGCTGTTCGCCATCCTGACCAGTTCCGAGGTGCGCGATGTGCTGACCCAGATGGTCACCGATGCCCTGCAGTCGGGCGGGTGA
- a CDS encoding Rv3654c family TadE-like protein, with the protein MRVVSVPRRRSDLGSGTVWVLTLCAVIWFSAFAAVLVASVRTDRHRSATAADLAALAGAEQAAHGRRRSCAVAREVARANGARLVDCALTGLTLRVEVDVPARMWPGSVPAEARAGPMTAE; encoded by the coding sequence ATGCGTGTCGTGTCCGTCCCTCGCCGCCGATCCGACCTCGGCTCCGGCACGGTCTGGGTGCTCACCCTGTGCGCCGTCATCTGGTTCAGCGCGTTCGCCGCGGTGCTCGTGGCGAGCGTGCGTACCGATCGGCACAGGTCCGCCACCGCCGCCGATCTCGCCGCACTAGCGGGCGCCGAACAGGCGGCCCACGGGCGGCGGCGCAGTTGCGCGGTCGCACGTGAGGTGGCGCGGGCCAACGGCGCCCGGCTCGTCGACTGCGCGCTGACGGGGCTCACCCTGCGCGTGGAGGTGGATGTTCCCGCCCGCATGTGGCCGGGTTCGGTCCCCGCCGAGGCTCGGGCGGGGCCGATGACGGCCGAATGA
- a CDS encoding MarP family serine protease, whose product MLDLALVVLVLLFAVSGYRQGFIVGILSFAGFIGGGVLAALGAPSLIQSFVVDPGRQALLAIAVVFLSAAMGQFLASYLGTVVRNRVTWDSARVLDAMGGALVSTVSVLLVAWLVGSAVANSAIPVLNNEVQRSRVLQAVDQVMPDTAYMWFSTFRKIVDQSAFPQVFSGLGSGEPAEVDPPDPDVLNTGELRDASKSVVKVLGTAPSCQRRVEGSGFAYAEDRVMTNAHVVAGVTQDLRVVTRSGRQIPATIVLYDPQQDIAVLDVPGMGLEPLDFEPEAAKGDDAVVAGFPRNNGFTAVPARIRARQTAQGPDFYHSQQVSREIYQVRAVVRPGNSGGPLLSPDGTVYGVVFAAATNEGETGYVLTADEIAQNARTGATATQPVSPQQCD is encoded by the coding sequence GTGCTGGATTTGGCGCTGGTCGTCCTGGTGCTGCTCTTCGCGGTCTCGGGGTACCGGCAGGGGTTCATCGTCGGGATCCTGAGCTTCGCCGGGTTCATCGGCGGCGGCGTCCTCGCCGCCCTCGGCGCTCCGTCGCTGATCCAGTCGTTCGTGGTCGACCCGGGCCGCCAGGCGCTGCTGGCGATCGCCGTGGTGTTCCTGTCGGCGGCCATGGGCCAGTTCCTCGCCTCCTACCTCGGCACGGTCGTGCGCAACCGCGTCACCTGGGACTCCGCGCGTGTGCTGGACGCGATGGGCGGAGCGCTGGTCAGCACCGTGTCGGTGCTGCTCGTGGCCTGGCTGGTGGGCAGCGCCGTGGCCAACTCCGCGATCCCGGTCCTCAACAACGAGGTGCAGCGCTCGCGCGTGCTGCAGGCCGTGGACCAGGTCATGCCCGACACGGCCTACATGTGGTTCTCCACCTTCCGCAAGATCGTCGACCAGAGCGCCTTCCCGCAGGTCTTCAGCGGTCTGGGCTCGGGCGAGCCCGCCGAGGTGGACCCGCCCGACCCCGACGTGCTCAACACCGGGGAGCTGCGCGACGCCAGCAAGAGCGTCGTCAAGGTGCTGGGCACCGCGCCGTCGTGCCAGCGGCGGGTCGAGGGCAGCGGATTCGCCTACGCCGAGGACCGCGTCATGACCAACGCGCACGTCGTCGCGGGGGTCACCCAGGACCTGCGCGTGGTCACGCGCTCCGGCCGGCAGATCCCCGCCACGATCGTTCTCTACGACCCGCAGCAGGACATCGCGGTGCTCGACGTGCCCGGCATGGGGCTCGAACCGCTGGACTTCGAGCCGGAGGCGGCGAAGGGGGACGACGCGGTCGTCGCCGGGTTCCCACGCAACAACGGGTTCACCGCCGTTCCTGCCCGGATCCGCGCCCGGCAGACCGCGCAGGGGCCGGACTTCTACCACTCCCAGCAGGTCAGCAGGGAGATCTACCAGGTGCGCGCGGTGGTCCGGCCGGGCAACTCCGGCGGCCCGCTGCTCTCGCCCGACGGCACGGTGTACGGCGTCGTGTTCGCCGCCGCGACCAACGAGGGCGAGACCGGCTACGTCCTCACCGCCGACGAGATCGCGCAGAACGCGCGGACGGGGGCCACCGCGACGCAGCCGGTGTCGCCGCAGCAGTGCGACTGA
- a CDS encoding TadE family type IV pilus minor pilin, with the protein MTAETAVALPSLVLVLGVGLAAVQAVTVQLACVDAARIGARALARGESEDAVVALVANVAPDAADAELSEDGGFARVAVSAPVRLGSEVTVPIDVVGEAATPLEPSSSTRQFGPSS; encoded by the coding sequence GTGACCGCCGAGACGGCCGTGGCTCTCCCTTCCCTCGTCCTTGTTCTGGGGGTCGGCCTCGCCGCTGTCCAGGCGGTCACCGTGCAGCTGGCGTGCGTCGACGCGGCGCGTATCGGTGCGCGGGCCCTTGCCCGGGGCGAGTCCGAGGACGCGGTGGTGGCGCTGGTCGCCAACGTGGCGCCGGACGCGGCCGATGCCGAGCTCTCCGAGGACGGCGGGTTCGCCCGGGTCGCGGTGAGCGCGCCGGTCCGGCTCGGCTCGGAGGTCACCGTGCCGATCGACGTCGTCGGCGAGGCCGCGACCCCGCTCGAACCCAGCAGCTCGACTCGGCAGTTCGGCCCCTCTAGCTGA
- a CDS encoding STAS domain-containing protein, whose amino-acid sequence MDLKLDHYTKDDTEVVVVEGEIDVYTAPRLRELLIDLVNKGNFHLVVNMEKVEFLDSTGLGVLVGGLKRVRAHDGTLDLVCTQERILKIFRITGLTKVFGIYESVQEAIDKRKSK is encoded by the coding sequence GTGGACTTGAAGCTTGATCACTACACCAAGGACGACACCGAGGTCGTCGTCGTCGAGGGTGAGATCGACGTCTATACCGCGCCCAGGCTGCGTGAGCTCCTGATCGATCTGGTCAACAAGGGCAACTTCCACCTCGTGGTGAACATGGAGAAGGTGGAGTTCCTCGACTCGACGGGTCTCGGCGTGCTTGTGGGCGGTTTGAAGCGCGTGCGCGCCCACGACGGCACGCTCGACCTCGTCTGCACCCAGGAGCGAATCCTGAAGATCTTCCGGATCACCGGGCTGACCAAGGTCTTCGGCATCTACGAGTCGGTGCAGGAAGCCATCGACAAACGTAAGTCCAAGTAG
- a CDS encoding ASCH domain-containing protein produces the protein MSFASTMRFALASLPTAEFGFPGPMRDRLVAAILDGRKTGTTALLAAYEGAGEQPPQTGDQALLVDSAGRSVAVIETTDMRVVPLHEVDEAHVAAEGEGHGTVAEWRAAHEEFWHSAQMRAELGDPDFTVDDATEVVLERFRVQAVLRDGS, from the coding sequence ATGTCGTTCGCCAGCACCATGCGCTTCGCGCTCGCCTCGCTCCCCACGGCCGAGTTCGGCTTTCCCGGCCCGATGCGCGACAGGCTCGTCGCCGCGATCCTGGACGGTCGCAAGACCGGCACGACCGCGCTGCTCGCCGCGTACGAGGGGGCGGGGGAGCAACCGCCGCAGACGGGTGATCAGGCGCTGCTCGTCGATTCCGCGGGCCGTTCGGTGGCCGTCATCGAGACGACCGACATGCGCGTCGTTCCCCTCCACGAGGTGGACGAGGCGCACGTGGCGGCCGAGGGGGAAGGCCACGGCACGGTAGCGGAGTGGCGCGCGGCGCACGAGGAGTTCTGGCACAGCGCACAGATGCGCGCGGAGCTGGGTGACCCCGACTTCACCGTGGACGACGCCACTGAGGTCGTCCTGGAGCGCTTCCGGGTCCAGGCGGTGCTCCGGGACGGCAGCTGA
- a CDS encoding NUDIX hydrolase — MSAERSQERDTAAPAWLERLADAARRMPVPTVMRPPASGGRASAVLILFAEGDTGPDVLLIQRSDGLRRHSGQPAFPGGRIEPADDGPEEAALREAVEETGLNPDGIETLALLPELYIQRSGFRVAPVLAWWHTPSAVHPADAGEVAGVERVPVAELADPVNRVRVRHPDGTIGPAFRVRGMLVWGFTAGLLYRLLVLGGWESPLPNHGSGEIVPISDLVRPDGGTA; from the coding sequence ATGAGCGCGGAGCGGAGCCAGGAACGCGATACCGCCGCCCCCGCGTGGCTGGAGCGGCTGGCCGACGCCGCGCGGCGCATGCCGGTCCCGACCGTGATGCGCCCGCCCGCGAGCGGCGGGCGCGCCTCGGCCGTCCTCATCCTCTTCGCGGAGGGCGACACCGGCCCCGATGTGCTGCTCATCCAGCGGAGCGACGGGCTGCGGCGGCACTCCGGCCAGCCGGCCTTCCCCGGCGGCAGGATCGAGCCGGCCGACGACGGCCCGGAGGAGGCCGCGCTGCGCGAGGCCGTGGAGGAGACCGGTCTGAATCCTGACGGGATCGAGACGCTGGCCCTCCTGCCCGAGCTCTACATCCAGCGCAGCGGCTTTCGGGTCGCGCCGGTCCTGGCGTGGTGGCACACCCCCTCGGCGGTGCATCCGGCCGACGCCGGGGAGGTCGCGGGGGTCGAGCGGGTCCCCGTGGCGGAGCTCGCCGATCCGGTGAACCGGGTGCGTGTGCGTCATCCGGATGGGACCATCGGCCCGGCGTTCCGTGTGCGCGGCATGCTGGTGTGGGGCTTCACCGCCGGGCTGCTGTACCGCCTGCTCGTGCTGGGCGGTTGGGAGTCCCCGCTGCCGAACCACGGCAGCGGGGAGATCGTGCCTATAAGTGACCTGGTACGGCCGGACGGCGGAACGGCGTGA
- a CDS encoding type II secretion system F family protein, which produces MTALEVGVIVLAVTAVHLLIRPSPRSVARRRLAALSREASASPDTVRLSRPVTRTAVPLLIGLAAFAVVGPVGGVGAGLMAGCLIWWRRRRGDARSRKDEQARIAAELPVTIDLVVAGLRAGCTMEGVLAAVATAVGGPLGRLLGEAAERLRLGADPASVWRELGATEELAPVGRVMARAAETGAPVADILERHAAEARRSAQSAALARSQRLGVLVVAPLGLCFLPAFVLIGVVPLAAGLISELVPG; this is translated from the coding sequence GTGACGGCGCTGGAGGTCGGCGTCATCGTTTTGGCCGTGACAGCCGTCCACCTGCTCATCCGCCCCTCCCCGCGATCGGTCGCGCGGCGTCGCCTGGCCGCACTCTCCCGGGAGGCGTCCGCTTCCCCAGATACCGTGCGCCTCAGCCGTCCGGTCACGCGAACGGCCGTCCCCCTGCTGATCGGACTGGCCGCCTTCGCCGTGGTCGGCCCTGTGGGCGGCGTCGGCGCCGGGCTCATGGCCGGGTGCCTGATCTGGTGGCGGAGGCGCCGAGGCGACGCCCGCTCCCGGAAGGACGAGCAGGCGCGCATCGCCGCCGAGCTTCCGGTGACCATTGACCTTGTCGTCGCGGGCCTGCGGGCGGGCTGCACGATGGAGGGGGTCCTGGCGGCCGTCGCCACAGCAGTGGGCGGTCCCCTCGGCCGCCTCCTGGGGGAGGCGGCCGAACGGCTCCGTCTCGGTGCGGATCCCGCGTCGGTCTGGCGCGAGCTGGGCGCTACCGAGGAGCTGGCCCCCGTGGGCCGGGTCATGGCCCGGGCCGCCGAGACCGGAGCACCCGTCGCCGACATCCTGGAGCGGCATGCCGCCGAGGCCCGGCGCAGCGCACAGAGCGCGGCCCTTGCCCGCTCCCAGAGGCTCGGTGTCCTGGTGGTCGCTCCCCTCGGACTGTGCTTCCTGCCCGCCTTCGTCCTCATCGGCGTGGTTCCCCTCGCCGCCGGACTCATCTCCGAGCTGGTCCCCGGGTGA